A region from the Lolium perenne isolate Kyuss_39 chromosome 4, Kyuss_2.0, whole genome shotgun sequence genome encodes:
- the LOC127296129 gene encoding uncharacterized protein translates to MAGGARCSSLLRGFLSLFFLMFLHVGQSGCCFSPGSASQQHEEDDGVVVGSSKRRKISPLAFSPAVSSSTVAEDRARARRSRHVSSLATNLRCYLHRIFSSSSSGPKNAAPEEEAAVTTTTVSSSPLAHSSVTQRHASSVLLSAPSSPCASPFLSPMSPRSLGVTPVPCSPQATTRRLSRSFAARGDVFPCKACGEVLDKPQQLELHQAMKHSLSELSHVDSSTNIIRMIFLAGWQQPSSGADGEPPAAVVTRILRIHHNPRALSRFEEYRDLVRARAARRATAGGVEEERCVADGNERLRFHCATTLCSLGAGGVCGSPYCCACTILRHGFAGKQADVDGIATYSSARAAHASLPEDVEREFAFLQVRRAMLVCRVVAGRVVRGGGAAGDGGKVGYDSMVPASPAGGGRRGEDDAELLVFNPRAVLPCFVIMYSS, encoded by the coding sequence ATGGCGGGTGGTGCTAGATGCAGCTCCCTGCTGCGCGGGTTCCTCTCCCTCTTCTTCCTCATGTTCCTCCACGTTGGCCAATCCGGATGCTGCTTCTCCCCTGGCTCTGCCTCCCAGCAGCACGAGGAAGACGATGGCGTCGTCGTCGGCAGCAGCAAGAGGAGGAAGATATCGCCGCTCGCCTTCTCCCCGGCCGTGTCGTCCTCCACCGTTGCTGAAGACAGGGCCAGGGCCAGGCGCAGCAGGCACGTGTCGTCTCTCGCCACCAACCTGCGCTGCTACCTCCACCgcatcttctcctcctcctcctccggaccCAAGAATGCTGCTCCAGAGGAAGAAGCGGCCGTGACGACGACCACCGTGTCATCATCGCCGCTTGCCCACTCATCCGTGACGCAGCGCCACGCGTCGTCCGTGCTGCTGTCTGCGCCGTCGTCGCCGTGCGCGTCGCCGTTCCTGTCCCCGATGTCGCCGCGCTCCCTCGGCGTCACCCCCGTGCCATGCTCGCCGCAGGCGACCACCAGGCGGCTGTCCCGGTCGTTCGCTGCCCGCGGGGACGTGTTCCCGTGCAAGGCGTGCGGCGAGGTGCTGGACAAGCCGCAGCAGCTGGAGCTCCACCAGGCGATGAAGCACTCCCTGTCGGAGCTCTCCCACGTCGACTCCAGCACGAACATCATCCGCATGATCTTCCTCGCCGGCTGGCAGCAGCCGTCGTCCGGCGCCGACGGCGAGCCCCCAGCGGCCGTCGTCACGCGCATTCTCAGGATCCACCACAACCCGCGCGCGCTCTCCCGCTTCGAGGAGTACCGCGACCTCGTCCGCGCCCGCGCCGCCCGCCGCGCAACGGCTGGTGGGGTGGAGGAGGAGCGGTGCGTCGCGGACGGCAACGAGCGGCTGCGGTTCCACTGCGCCACCACGCTCTGCTCCCTGGGCGCCGGCGGCGTGTGTGGGAGCCCATACTGCTGCGCCTGCACCATCCTCCGCCACGGGTTCGCCGGCAAGCAGGCGGACGTGGACGGCATCGCGACCTACTCCTCCGCGCGGGCCGCGCACGCGTCGCTGCCCGAGGACGTGGAGCGCGAGTTCGCGTTCCTgcaggtgcgccgcgccatgctcGTGTGCCGCGTCGTGGCGGGACGGGTCGTCCGTGGCGGCGGCGCCGCGGGAGACGGCGGCAAGGTGGGCTACGACTCCATGGTGCCCGCGTCGCCGGCCGGCGGGGGACGGCGGGGAGAGGACGACGCCGAGCTGCTGGTGTTCAACCCCCGGGCCGTGCTCCCGTGCTTCGTCATCATGTACAGCAGCTAG
- the LOC127296130 gene encoding protein ENDOPLASMIC RETICULUM-ARRESTED PEN3, whose translation METSAAGAGRRGSGTAKQLNVGGKLFALEASSLSLSLSLDPSPTPTFVDRDPALLSAILSAIRAPSSPPAFPARILLDEALFYGLHAQLLAALSPPPLFGFSASLASTLSPASEPFPTALAAHHDGSLCLAHGAGQLTYYSPALDHLTTFRTHLHRATSLRQLSTSLAVVGSSSSPGLHVYDFLEGRHVASVEWADPSDLRVLKARVIAIAARPPASAADTNSPIFATFECSHRENCILAIDPVTLKPVQEIGRQGGTAAKSSSPGRVVHLQELGLVFASSVSSGAFGYSGYMRLWDIRSGNVVWETSEPGGSGRSSRFGDPFADADVDVKQMVLYKVCSKSGDIGAADLRRLSDDPWVYMSSGPRESGGGHGSVLHCYKSQVFVSRKDGLEVWSRLEEQQNGRDNSGEQPRAKEVLDSKGINENSYRSSYMDAEEDSKRGMIEMMEGGGDRLFLTRENMPVVEVWESSRLAGAISLS comes from the coding sequence ATGGAAACCAGCGCCGCCGGTGCCGGCCGACGAGGGAGTGGCACGGCGAAGCAGCTAAACGTGGGGGGCAAGCTCTTCGCGTTGGAGGCaagctccctctccctctccctctctctcgatCCCTCCCCAACCCCAACCTTCGTGGACCGCGACCCCGCCCTCCTCTCCGCGATCCTCTCCGCCATCCGCGCCCCCTCCTCCCCGCCGGCCTTCCCCGCCCGGATCCTCCTCGACGAGGCCCTCTTCTACGGCCTCCACGCCCAGCTCCTCGCCGCGCTCTCCCCTCCGCCGCTCTTCGGCTTCTCCGCCTCCCTCGCATCCACGCTCTCCCCCGCCTCCGAGCCCTTCCCCACCGCCCTCGCCGCGCACCACGACGGCTCCCTCTGCCTCGCCCACGGCGCCGGCCAGCTCACCTACTATTCCCCGGCGCTGGACCATCTCACCACCTTCCGGACCCACCTCCACCGCGCCACCTCCCTCCGGCAGCTGTCCACCAGCCTCGCCGTGGTCGGGTCCAGCTCCTCCCCCGGCCTCCACGTGTACGACTTCCTCGAAGGCCGGCACGTCGCCTCCGTCGAGTGGGCAGACCCGTCCGACCTTCGCGTCCTCAAAGCGAGGGTCATCGCCATTGCCGCTCGTCCTCCCGCCTCTGCCGCGGACACGAATTCACCGATCTTCGCTACGTTCGAGTGCTCACACCGGGAGAACTGCATCCTGGCGATTGACCCTGTAACTCTGAAGCCAGTGCAGGAGATTGGCCGGCAAGGTGGGACTGCGGCCAAGTCATCTTCGCCGGGTCGAGTAGTGCACCTGCAGGAGCTTGGGCTGGTGTTCGCTTCATCTGTGAGCTCAGGGGCTTTTGGCTACTCCGGGTACATGCGGCTGTGGGACATTCGCTCTGGGAATGTCGTCTGGGAGACAAGCGAGCCAGGGGGGTCTGGAAGAAGCAGCAGGTTCGGAGATCCATTTGCAGATGCAGATGTGGATGTGAAGCAGATGGTGCTTTACAAGGTGTGCTCAAAGTCAGGAGACATTGGAGCTGCTGACCTGAGGCGCCTCAGTGACGACCCTTGGGTGTATATGTCATCGGGACCAAGAGAGAGTGGAGGGGGTCATGGAAGTGTTCTGCATTGCTACAAGTCCCAGGTGTTTGTCAGCCGGAAGGATGGATTGGAGGTTTGGTCCAGACTGGAAGAACAGCAAAATGGCAGAGACAACTCGGGAGAGCAGCCAAGAGCAAAGGAGGTACTTGACAGCAAAGGAATTAATGAAAATAGTTACAGAAGCAGCTATATGGACGCAGAAGAGGATTCTAAGCGTGGGATGATAGAGATGATGGAAGGGGGTGGAGACCGCTTGTTTCTGACCAGGGAAAACATGCCAGTTGTGGAAGTGTGGGAGAGCTCCCGCCTAGCTGGTGCTATCTCTCTCTCATAG